A DNA window from Altererythrobacter sp. B11 contains the following coding sequences:
- a CDS encoding aminoglycoside phosphotransferase family protein encodes MSERLPEGLDEFLDDAGWGGAVIEPLPGDASFRRYFRIRNGGQSAMLMDAPPPNEDPAPFLHVGKWLAEQGLRAPGIYAERPEQGLVLIEDFGQDRMRDWLDTHPDEERAVYAKAVDALVELHRCPPGPFDPYDMAVYLREAELFVEWYCPAVGLAVDGAGFRAAWEAVLQPMLPRQRPGVTVLRDYHAENIMLLADGAQGLIDFQDALVGHRAYDLVSLLQDARRDVSPRLEREMLDRYIAAAAPDAQFEADYARLGAQRNAKIVGIFARLWKRDGKPRYLPMIPRVWDALERDLAHPELAPVAEWFAANVPQHLRDAGGGEIA; translated from the coding sequence ATGAGCGAGAGACTGCCCGAAGGGCTGGACGAATTCCTGGACGATGCAGGCTGGGGCGGCGCGGTGATCGAGCCGCTCCCCGGCGATGCCAGCTTCCGGCGCTATTTCCGCATCCGCAACGGCGGGCAAAGCGCGATGCTGATGGACGCACCGCCGCCCAATGAGGATCCGGCGCCGTTCCTCCACGTGGGCAAGTGGCTGGCGGAACAGGGTCTGCGTGCCCCGGGCATCTATGCCGAGCGGCCGGAGCAGGGCCTGGTGCTGATCGAGGACTTCGGGCAGGATCGCATGCGCGACTGGCTGGATACGCATCCGGACGAGGAGCGTGCGGTCTATGCCAAGGCGGTGGACGCGCTGGTGGAACTGCATCGCTGCCCGCCGGGGCCGTTCGACCCCTATGACATGGCCGTCTATCTCCGAGAGGCGGAGCTGTTCGTGGAATGGTATTGCCCGGCGGTGGGCCTCGCCGTGGATGGTGCGGGCTTCCGCGCTGCGTGGGAGGCGGTGCTGCAGCCCATGCTGCCGCGCCAGCGCCCCGGCGTGACCGTGCTGCGCGACTATCATGCGGAAAATATCATGCTGCTGGCCGATGGCGCGCAAGGCCTGATCGACTTCCAGGACGCGCTGGTCGGGCATCGGGCCTATGATCTCGTCTCGCTGCTGCAGGACGCGCGGCGCGATGTTTCGCCCCGGCTGGAGCGGGAGATGCTCGATCGCTACATCGCCGCCGCCGCGCCGGATGCGCAGTTCGAGGCTGACTACGCGCGGCTGGGCGCGCAGCGGAACGCCAAGATCGTCGGCATCTTTGCGCGGTTGTGGAAGCGTGACGGCAAGCCGCGCTACCTGCCGATGATCCCGCGCGTATGGGATGCGCTGGAGCGTGATCTGGCCCATCCGGAGCTGGCGCCGGTGGCGGAATGGTTCGCCGCCAATGTCCCGCAGCATCTGCGCGATGCGGGCGGGGGAGAGATCGCGTGA
- the addA gene encoding double-strand break repair helicase AddA — translation MSDKVFPLKGNQALAVDPADSVWLSASAGTGKTQVLSARVLRLLLRPDVRPEQILCLTFTKAGAAEMAERVNAVLAGWVRMKPEALSRDLIAIGADNSPAAQSRARTLFASVLDCPGGGLRIDTIHAFSQWLLAAFPEEAGLIPGTKAMEDRDRDLLAHRVLADLLVRWQQEGDEAMLGALEVLSLRLGPDGARSWLMRCAGAREAWFGPGSWQEPMDERVRQLFGLAADAGPESLAALCADGAFDCAALRRCIAANAAWGTKTGLEGAAACEEWLARDPTGRAAALDDLFKALFTQKGEVRSLKSLEKQDADIAGHAACVLACLAAALEHRALLGLADYVTPALSVGRRFALAWEEAKEREGMVDFDDLIRRAAELLAKPGLGEWIRYKLDRSFDHILIDEAQDTNEAQWSIVHALTDDFFAGLGQRGDKLRTIFVVGDYKQAIFRFQGTSPENFSRAKERFRRAMADRAANARQLRENIDARELVDLGLGRSFRTAQRVLSFVDQAIGSIGHSHFGLSDMPEPHVGDERPGLVTLWQPVDAAAGDEAQEDAPDTWLPAPERRMADKIARQIKEMIGTFPLAKGEPRMAGPGDIMVLVRKRRELAGLIVARLHAAGVPVAGVDRLRLGAPLAVKDLMAALRFAAQPLDDLSLAGLLVSPLFGWSQEQLLRHGYREKGVALWAHLRQSREPEAMAAVAMLRDLLALADFEPPQALLHWLLVGPWQGRRKLVARLGREAGDPIDELLNAALAYASSHTPSLQGFIQWFDAGEGELKRDPGAGAGLVRVMTVHGSKGLQAPIVILADATGNPDNSPVRGLSLRDGEREIPLPGLRKPEKVQRIAAAEEAEKLAERQEHWRLLYVAMTRAEEALFIGGALGPRDKGEPAPDSWYARLAPLFAGDWLDDPIWGARRELGECAPVVAGQGQQELPMPPVLPVWATTAVGPEPRPPRPLAPSSAGEDQGADPPLPPEVTAAAARRGVLMHRLLERLPEVALDLREERGSAWLARNAADVAEDQRADMLARALAVIAAPEWAELFGPAALAEVPLAATVEGQVIAGTADRLLVTAERVLVADFKTARRPPATLAEVPLGTIRQMAAYAAALATIYPGRRIEAAVLYTQVPRLIAIPSEMLAAHKPRLATVQESLDS, via the coding sequence ATGAGCGACAAGGTCTTCCCGCTGAAGGGCAATCAGGCGCTGGCGGTCGATCCGGCGGACAGCGTTTGGCTTTCCGCCTCGGCCGGTACGGGCAAGACGCAGGTGCTTTCGGCCCGCGTGCTGCGCCTGCTGCTGCGGCCCGATGTGCGGCCGGAGCAGATCCTGTGCCTCACTTTCACCAAGGCCGGCGCGGCGGAAATGGCGGAGCGGGTGAACGCCGTGCTGGCCGGCTGGGTGCGCATGAAGCCCGAGGCTCTGTCGCGCGACCTGATTGCCATCGGTGCGGACAATTCGCCCGCCGCGCAATCGCGCGCGCGCACCCTGTTCGCCAGTGTGCTCGATTGCCCCGGCGGCGGCCTGCGGATCGACACGATCCATGCCTTCTCGCAATGGCTGCTGGCGGCCTTCCCGGAAGAGGCGGGGCTGATCCCCGGCACCAAGGCGATGGAGGACCGCGATCGCGATCTGCTGGCGCACCGCGTGCTGGCCGATCTGCTGGTCCGCTGGCAGCAGGAAGGCGACGAGGCGATGCTGGGCGCGCTGGAGGTGCTGTCCCTGCGGCTCGGCCCCGATGGCGCGCGCAGCTGGCTGATGCGCTGCGCCGGCGCGCGGGAGGCGTGGTTCGGCCCCGGCAGCTGGCAGGAACCGATGGATGAGCGGGTGCGCCAGCTGTTCGGCCTGGCGGCGGATGCGGGGCCGGAAAGCCTCGCCGCCCTGTGCGCCGATGGGGCGTTCGATTGCGCCGCGCTGCGCCGCTGCATCGCCGCCAATGCGGCGTGGGGCACCAAGACGGGGCTGGAAGGCGCCGCTGCCTGCGAGGAATGGCTGGCGCGCGATCCCACCGGGCGGGCCGCCGCGCTGGACGATCTGTTCAAGGCGCTGTTCACGCAGAAGGGCGAAGTGCGCTCGCTGAAATCGCTCGAAAAGCAGGATGCGGATATCGCCGGCCACGCCGCCTGCGTGCTGGCCTGTCTCGCCGCCGCGCTGGAGCATCGGGCGCTGCTGGGGCTGGCGGATTATGTCACCCCGGCGCTCAGCGTCGGCCGCCGCTTCGCACTCGCCTGGGAAGAGGCGAAGGAGCGCGAAGGGATGGTCGATTTCGACGATCTGATCCGCCGCGCGGCGGAGTTGCTCGCGAAGCCCGGCCTCGGCGAATGGATTCGCTACAAGCTCGATCGCAGCTTCGATCACATCCTGATCGACGAGGCGCAGGACACCAATGAAGCGCAATGGTCCATCGTCCATGCGCTGACCGACGATTTCTTCGCCGGTCTGGGGCAGCGTGGCGACAAGCTGCGCACCATCTTCGTGGTGGGCGATTACAAGCAGGCGATCTTCCGCTTCCAGGGCACCAGCCCGGAAAATTTCAGCCGCGCGAAGGAACGGTTCCGCCGCGCCATGGCGGATCGGGCGGCCAATGCCCGGCAGCTGCGCGAGAATATCGATGCGCGCGAACTGGTCGATCTCGGCCTCGGCCGCTCCTTCCGCACGGCGCAGCGTGTGCTGTCTTTCGTCGATCAGGCGATCGGTTCCATCGGCCACAGCCATTTCGGCCTGTCGGACATGCCGGAGCCGCATGTGGGCGATGAACGCCCCGGCCTCGTCACCCTGTGGCAGCCGGTCGATGCGGCGGCGGGGGATGAGGCGCAGGAGGATGCGCCCGACACCTGGCTCCCCGCGCCCGAGCGGCGGATGGCGGACAAGATCGCGCGCCAGATCAAGGAAATGATCGGCACCTTTCCGCTGGCCAAGGGTGAACCGCGCATGGCGGGGCCGGGGGACATCATGGTGCTGGTGCGCAAGCGGCGCGAGCTTGCCGGGCTGATCGTCGCACGCCTCCATGCGGCGGGCGTGCCGGTGGCGGGTGTGGACCGGCTGCGGCTGGGCGCGCCGCTGGCGGTGAAGGATCTGATGGCGGCGCTGCGCTTCGCCGCGCAGCCGCTGGACGATCTCAGCCTCGCCGGCCTGCTGGTATCGCCGCTGTTCGGCTGGAGCCAGGAGCAATTGCTGCGCCATGGGTATCGCGAAAAGGGCGTGGCGCTGTGGGCGCATCTGCGCCAGAGCCGCGAGCCCGAGGCGATGGCGGCGGTCGCCATGCTGCGCGACTTGCTGGCCCTGGCGGATTTCGAGCCGCCGCAGGCGCTGCTGCACTGGCTGCTGGTGGGGCCGTGGCAGGGGCGGCGCAAGCTGGTGGCGCGGCTGGGCCGGGAAGCGGGCGATCCGATCGACGAATTGCTCAACGCCGCGCTCGCCTATGCCAGTTCGCATACGCCGAGCCTGCAGGGCTTCATCCAGTGGTTCGATGCAGGGGAGGGGGAGTTGAAGCGCGATCCCGGGGCCGGGGCGGGGCTGGTGCGGGTGATGACCGTGCATGGTTCCAAGGGCCTGCAGGCGCCGATCGTGATCCTCGCCGATGCCACCGGCAATCCGGACAATTCGCCCGTACGCGGGCTATCGCTGCGCGATGGGGAGCGCGAGATCCCGCTGCCCGGCCTGCGCAAGCCCGAGAAGGTGCAGCGCATCGCCGCGGCGGAAGAGGCGGAAAAGCTGGCGGAGCGGCAGGAGCACTGGCGCCTGCTCTATGTGGCCATGACCCGGGCGGAGGAGGCGCTGTTCATCGGCGGCGCGCTCGGCCCGCGCGACAAGGGCGAGCCCGCGCCGGACAGCTGGTATGCGCGTCTGGCGCCACTCTTCGCCGGCGATTGGCTGGACGATCCGATCTGGGGCGCGCGGCGCGAACTGGGCGAGTGCGCGCCGGTGGTGGCGGGGCAGGGGCAGCAGGAATTGCCCATGCCCCCTGTGCTGCCCGTTTGGGCCACGACGGCAGTGGGGCCAGAGCCGCGCCCGCCGCGGCCGCTGGCTCCCTCGTCAGCGGGGGAAGATCAGGGGGCCGATCCGCCCTTGCCGCCCGAAGTCACGGCAGCTGCTGCACGCCGGGGCGTGCTGATGCACCGCTTGCTCGAACGGCTGCCCGAAGTCGCGCTCGATCTGCGGGAGGAGCGGGGCAGCGCATGGCTGGCACGCAATGCCGCCGATGTGGCGGAGGACCAGCGGGCGGATATGCTCGCCCGCGCGCTCGCCGTGATCGCCGCGCCCGAATGGGCCGAGCTGTTCGGCCCGGCGGCTCTCGCCGAAGTGCCGCTGGCGGCAACGGTGGAGGGGCAGGTGATCGCCGGCACGGCCGATCGCCTGCTGGTGACGGCGGAGCGTGTGCTGGTGGCCGATTTCAAGACCGCGCGGCGCCCGCCGGCAACGCTTGCGGAAGTGCCGCTGGGGACGATCCGCCAGATGGCCGCCTATGCCGCGGCGCTCGCCACGATCTATCCCGGCCGGCGGATCGAGGCGGCGGTGCTCTACACCCAGGTCCCGCGCCTCATCGCCATTCCCTCGGAGATGCTCGCCGCCCACAAACCCCGCTTGGCTACGGTGCAGGAAAGCTTGGACAGCTAA
- a CDS encoding PD-(D/E)XK nuclease family protein, with product MSEPSSLERAPKVYSIAAHRGFADALVAGLVPRYADPEVGLARLTLLLPSSRAARTVSEAFIRHFGAAEAPGLLMPRMAVVGDLDLDETLGALLDPLGAGSEIPPAVDPTRRWLRLARIIAEERGAEAPKGSALLRLAFEMGRTMDRLLVEEIGPEELLQERVIGLLGDLSEHWRGSLHLFMRVQARWLDELMARGELDPADRRNRLFRHAARSWRRDPPATPVVAAGVTSAAKGVAALLRAVARLPQGAVVLPDLDLSMDDAVWEELGSAGAPDAETPFGRDDAVTHPQYHLKLLLNRMGVARGEVQHWHRAGLGKGPPERSHAISSLFLPPEASKSWVDLPAERRRLSGVRLMQSANPEEEAQAIALLVRETLEEKEKRVALVTPDRGLAARVVQHLRRWHVVADDSAGRPLSQTAAGRLFLLLAEVGAEQAAPVPLVALLEHPLVRREQDRAEWLEHARAFELKLRGPRPAPGLAALRPYARRHFDWWEEVEAILAPLMAAEEASLADLLDRLVIAGEALCGDALWEHEDGRALASFVEELRQQAREVGLPLAPDDLPAVLRDAMDRVAVRPPYGGHSRLAIYGLLESRMTRSDLVICAGLNEGTWPAAPAADPLLAPAVLRALGVPDADFRIGLAAHDLAGALGAPEVVLSRAERDPSGPAIASRFWLRVGALLGDDLAERHVDQGPVLLARALDDARPVPPHPQPAPRPTAEQRRVDVSVTALDNLIGDPFQFYAARILRLRALDALDAEPSPAWQGTLAHEILRRWHDEGGDIHAIAQEELRAMNAHPLMRGLWQPRLFEGLRWVAEEVGAMQGREVIAVEKDCEMRVDGVRIHGRADRIDRLPDGTLAVVDYKTGAPPSAAEVAKGYRLQLGLVGLIVQAGGVAGVDGEVTGFEYWSLAKRRGGEGFGYADTPLQVGNKRSGLSPEEFLPETRHYLHDAITGWILGDRPFTARPNPDFPGYNDYDQLMRLDEWMGREE from the coding sequence GTGTCTGAACCTTCGTCCCTGGAGAGGGCGCCGAAGGTCTATTCGATAGCCGCCCATCGCGGCTTCGCCGATGCGCTGGTGGCCGGGCTGGTGCCGCGTTACGCCGATCCCGAAGTGGGGCTCGCCCGGCTGACCCTGCTGCTTCCCAGCAGCCGTGCGGCCCGCACGGTGAGCGAAGCCTTCATCCGCCATTTCGGCGCAGCCGAAGCGCCCGGCCTGCTGATGCCGCGCATGGCGGTGGTGGGCGATCTGGACCTCGACGAGACGCTGGGCGCGCTGCTCGATCCGCTGGGCGCCGGCAGCGAGATTCCACCGGCCGTCGATCCCACGCGCCGCTGGCTGCGGCTCGCACGCATCATCGCGGAAGAGCGCGGGGCAGAGGCGCCGAAGGGCAGCGCGCTGCTGCGCCTCGCCTTCGAGATGGGCCGCACGATGGACCGGCTTCTGGTCGAGGAGATCGGGCCGGAGGAACTGCTGCAGGAACGGGTGATCGGCCTGCTCGGCGATCTGTCCGAACATTGGCGTGGCAGCCTGCATCTGTTCATGCGCGTGCAGGCGCGCTGGCTGGATGAGCTGATGGCGCGTGGAGAGCTCGATCCGGCGGATCGGCGCAACCGCCTGTTCCGCCACGCCGCACGCAGCTGGCGCCGCGATCCGCCTGCGACTCCGGTGGTGGCGGCCGGCGTGACCAGCGCGGCGAAGGGCGTGGCGGCGCTGCTGCGCGCGGTGGCGCGCCTGCCGCAGGGGGCGGTGGTGCTGCCCGATCTCGACCTCTCCATGGACGATGCCGTGTGGGAGGAGCTGGGCAGTGCCGGCGCGCCCGATGCGGAAACGCCCTTCGGCCGCGACGACGCGGTGACGCATCCGCAATATCACCTCAAGCTGCTGCTCAACCGCATGGGCGTGGCGCGGGGTGAGGTGCAGCATTGGCACCGCGCCGGGCTTGGCAAGGGCCCGCCGGAGCGCAGCCATGCGATCTCCAGCCTGTTCCTGCCGCCGGAGGCCAGCAAGAGTTGGGTCGATCTCCCGGCGGAGCGCAGGCGGCTTTCCGGGGTGCGCCTGATGCAGAGCGCCAATCCCGAGGAAGAGGCGCAGGCGATCGCCCTTCTGGTGCGGGAAACGCTTGAAGAGAAAGAGAAACGCGTCGCCCTCGTCACGCCCGATCGCGGCCTCGCCGCGCGGGTGGTGCAGCATTTGCGGCGCTGGCATGTGGTGGCGGATGACAGCGCCGGGCGGCCGCTGTCGCAAACCGCCGCCGGCCGCCTGTTCCTGCTGTTGGCCGAAGTCGGCGCGGAACAGGCTGCGCCCGTGCCGCTGGTGGCGCTGCTCGAGCATCCGTTGGTGCGGCGCGAGCAGGACCGGGCCGAGTGGCTGGAGCATGCGCGCGCCTTCGAGCTGAAGCTGCGCGGTCCGCGGCCCGCGCCGGGCCTTGCCGCGCTGCGGCCCTATGCCCGGCGCCACTTCGACTGGTGGGAGGAAGTGGAAGCCATCCTCGCGCCGCTGATGGCAGCCGAAGAAGCATCCCTGGCCGACCTGCTCGACCGCCTCGTGATCGCGGGGGAGGCGCTGTGCGGTGACGCGCTGTGGGAGCATGAGGATGGCCGCGCGCTCGCCAGCTTCGTGGAGGAACTGCGCCAGCAGGCGCGCGAGGTCGGCCTTCCGCTCGCGCCGGACGATCTCCCGGCCGTGCTGCGCGATGCGATGGACCGGGTGGCGGTGCGACCGCCCTATGGCGGCCACTCGCGCCTCGCCATCTACGGCCTGCTCGAATCGCGCATGACACGCAGCGATCTGGTGATCTGCGCCGGTCTGAATGAGGGCACCTGGCCCGCCGCGCCGGCGGCCGATCCGCTGCTCGCCCCCGCCGTGCTGCGCGCGCTGGGCGTGCCGGACGCCGATTTCCGCATCGGCCTTGCCGCGCATGACCTTGCCGGTGCGCTGGGCGCGCCGGAAGTGGTGCTGAGCCGGGCGGAACGCGATCCCTCCGGCCCGGCCATAGCCTCGCGCTTCTGGCTCCGCGTTGGGGCCTTGCTGGGGGACGATCTGGCGGAGCGGCACGTCGATCAGGGCCCCGTGCTCCTCGCCCGCGCGCTGGACGATGCGCGGCCCGTGCCGCCGCATCCGCAGCCGGCCCCGCGCCCCACGGCCGAACAGCGCCGCGTGGACGTGTCGGTGACTGCGCTGGACAATCTGATTGGCGATCCGTTCCAGTTCTATGCCGCGCGCATCCTGCGCCTGCGCGCCCTCGATGCGCTGGATGCGGAGCCGTCCCCCGCATGGCAGGGCACGCTGGCGCATGAAATCCTGCGCCGCTGGCACGACGAGGGCGGGGACATCCACGCCATCGCGCAGGAGGAACTGCGCGCCATGAACGCCCACCCGCTGATGCGGGGGCTGTGGCAGCCGCGCCTGTTCGAAGGCCTGCGCTGGGTGGCGGAGGAAGTGGGCGCCATGCAGGGGCGCGAAGTGATCGCCGTAGAGAAGGACTGCGAGATGCGCGTGGATGGCGTGCGCATCCATGGCCGCGCCGACCGGATCGACCGGCTGCCCGACGGCACGCTGGCCGTGGTCGATTACAAGACCGGCGCGCCGCCTTCCGCCGCGGAAGTGGCGAAGGGCTATCGCCTGCAACTCGGGCTGGTGGGGCTGATCGTCCAGGCCGGCGGAGTGGCCGGCGTGGATGGCGAAGTGACCGGCTTCGAATATTGGTCGCTGGCGAAACGGCGCGGGGGCGAGGGCTTCGGCTATGCCGACACGCCGCTGCAGGTAGGGAACAAGCGCAGCGGCCTGTCGCCGGAGGAGTTCCTGCCCGAAACGCGGCACTATCTGCACGATGCGATCACCGGCTGGATCCTGGGCGACCGGCCGTTCACCGCGCGGCCCAATCCGGATTTCCCCGGTTACAATGATTACGACCAGCTGATGCGGCTCGACGAATGGATGGGGCGGGAGGAATGA
- the tsaE gene encoding tRNA (adenosine(37)-N6)-threonylcarbamoyltransferase complex ATPase subunit type 1 TsaE, producing the protein MEALGARIAAQLQAGDVVALEGGLGAGKTTLARAIIAALGHVGEVPSPTFTILETYDPPAVRLPLVHADFYRLRDPAEVEELGLDDYRSDAALLAEWPDHAGGFAHEPGCLSVRLEIAGAGRKAIVEAGANWQSRFP; encoded by the coding sequence ATGGAGGCCTTGGGCGCGCGCATAGCGGCGCAGCTGCAGGCCGGCGATGTGGTGGCGCTGGAAGGCGGGCTGGGTGCGGGCAAGACCACGCTCGCCCGCGCAATCATCGCCGCGCTTGGGCATGTCGGGGAAGTGCCGTCCCCCACCTTCACCATTCTTGAAACCTATGATCCGCCTGCCGTGCGCCTGCCGCTGGTTCATGCCGATTTCTACCGCCTCCGCGATCCGGCGGAGGTGGAGGAACTTGGGCTGGACGATTATCGCAGCGACGCCGCACTGCTGGCGGAGTGGCCCGATCACGCCGGAGGCTTCGCGCATGAGCCAGGCTGCCTCTCCGTCCGGCTGGAAATCGCCGGGGCAGGCAGGAAGGCGATTGTCGAAGCCGGTGCCAATTGGCAAAGCCGTTTCCCATGA
- a CDS encoding PAS domain-containing sensor histidine kinase, which produces MEFSPTALVLLGLLLAGWTSGAVWLVLAAQKRARQARAARGTARRLTHMIENSPAVPMLVRADGRIEGPDRLAAWLGLEQLPDFLSELTDGSAGLEAEDLAYLREAVRRAQKTASPFRMVVTPQGSNKSLAVRGYLADPAVAAGGAALLWWFDFSESQGELSRLRADARRARDDFAALVGLIEAAPLPMWFRGDDSQLRLVNSAYVDAVGAESADAVVEHQIELIEVVDGLSAAQVASHARDKDLPVERIVQATVGNQRRTLRVSDLPLGKEGVAGYAFDIEEMEEQSRAFRAFREAQRSMLDLLSIGVAQFDTDRRLAFANQPFRRLFALPGTTLLDPPDFDRFLDIARDAGRLPETRDFPAWRKELGAWFAKGDATEDAWTLHDGMHLRIVAQPMPDGGLVLVAEDRSEQLALSAMRDTLLRTRTATFDSLFESLAVFAPDGRMQLWNRRFPEIWGVPEEFLDEHPRVDDLLERIAVRLKRPGQRSAIGEVVRAATLDRRQRGGRVELSDGRTLEFAGVPLPDGNGLLTVLDVTDSKKAEDALRERAVALEEADAVKTRFLANMSYEFRTPLTSIGGFAEMLQSGMAGELTPTAQDYVAAIITSVERLSTQIESVLDLTQSEVGLLPIATEEVELLPFVTEVVREREEAIEAGGLSVDLRGDRTAGKVMADKRQLAKALGNILDNGISATPKGGRILITLARQRRGVKVVVSDNGEGMSPSELARAMDGYQIGPDGKPAKRRGGLGLPLARQLIEAHGGKLELQSERGIGTTATISLP; this is translated from the coding sequence ATGGAGTTCTCGCCCACTGCGCTGGTTTTGCTCGGCTTGCTGCTCGCGGGCTGGACTTCCGGGGCCGTGTGGCTTGTGCTTGCGGCGCAGAAGCGTGCGCGACAGGCGCGCGCCGCCCGCGGCACGGCGCGCCGCCTCACCCACATGATCGAAAATTCGCCGGCGGTTCCCATGCTGGTGCGTGCGGACGGCCGGATCGAGGGGCCGGATCGCCTTGCTGCGTGGCTGGGGCTTGAACAATTGCCCGATTTCCTCAGCGAGCTGACCGACGGCTCGGCCGGGCTCGAGGCAGAGGACCTCGCCTATCTGCGTGAGGCGGTGCGCCGCGCGCAGAAAACGGCATCGCCCTTCCGCATGGTGGTGACCCCGCAAGGTTCGAACAAAAGCCTCGCCGTGCGTGGCTATCTGGCCGATCCTGCCGTGGCGGCGGGCGGGGCGGCGCTGCTGTGGTGGTTCGACTTTTCCGAGAGCCAGGGCGAGCTTTCCCGCCTGCGGGCCGATGCGCGGCGCGCGCGGGACGATTTCGCCGCGCTGGTGGGGCTGATCGAAGCCGCGCCCTTGCCGATGTGGTTCCGGGGCGATGACAGTCAGCTGCGCCTGGTCAACAGCGCCTATGTGGACGCGGTGGGCGCGGAAAGCGCCGACGCGGTGGTGGAACATCAGATCGAGCTGATCGAAGTGGTGGACGGCCTCTCCGCCGCGCAGGTGGCCAGCCATGCGCGCGACAAGGATCTGCCGGTGGAGCGGATCGTGCAGGCGACCGTGGGCAACCAGCGCCGGACACTGCGCGTCAGCGATCTCCCGCTCGGCAAGGAGGGCGTCGCCGGATACGCCTTCGATATCGAGGAGATGGAGGAGCAGTCCCGCGCCTTCCGCGCCTTCCGCGAGGCGCAGCGCTCCATGCTCGATCTCCTTTCGATCGGCGTGGCGCAGTTCGACACAGACCGACGGCTGGCCTTCGCCAACCAGCCCTTCCGCCGCCTGTTCGCCTTGCCGGGTACCACGCTGCTCGATCCGCCGGACTTCGACCGCTTCCTCGATATTGCTCGCGATGCCGGTCGCCTTCCCGAAACACGCGATTTCCCCGCCTGGCGCAAGGAACTCGGCGCGTGGTTCGCGAAGGGCGACGCCACTGAGGATGCCTGGACCCTGCACGACGGGATGCATCTGCGCATCGTCGCGCAGCCCATGCCGGACGGGGGGCTGGTGCTGGTGGCCGAGGACCGGTCCGAGCAGTTGGCCCTTTCCGCCATGCGTGACACGCTGCTGCGGACGCGCACGGCCACCTTCGACAGCCTGTTCGAATCGCTGGCCGTCTTTGCGCCCGACGGTCGGATGCAGCTGTGGAACCGACGCTTCCCTGAAATCTGGGGCGTGCCGGAGGAGTTCCTCGACGAACATCCGCGGGTGGATGATCTGCTGGAGCGGATCGCGGTACGGCTCAAGCGGCCGGGCCAGCGAAGCGCAATCGGCGAAGTGGTCCGCGCGGCCACGCTCGATCGCCGGCAGCGCGGCGGCCGGGTGGAGCTTTCCGATGGCCGCACGCTGGAATTTGCGGGCGTGCCGCTGCCTGACGGGAACGGCCTCCTGACCGTGCTCGACGTCACCGACAGCAAGAAGGCGGAAGATGCCTTGCGCGAACGGGCGGTGGCGCTGGAAGAGGCCGACGCGGTGAAGACGCGCTTCCTCGCCAATATGTCTTACGAGTTCCGCACGCCGCTCACTTCGATCGGCGGCTTCGCCGAAATGCTGCAGTCGGGGATGGCGGGTGAACTCACCCCCACGGCGCAAGACTATGTCGCGGCGATCATCACCTCGGTGGAGCGGCTCTCGACCCAGATCGAAAGCGTCTTGGACCTGACGCAGAGCGAAGTCGGACTGCTGCCCATCGCCACGGAGGAGGTGGAGCTTCTGCCGTTCGTGACCGAGGTGGTCCGCGAGCGGGAGGAAGCAATCGAAGCGGGCGGGCTGTCGGTGGATCTGCGCGGCGATCGCACCGCAGGCAAGGTGATGGCGGACAAGCGGCAACTGGCCAAGGCGCTGGGCAATATTCTGGACAACGGCATTTCGGCGACGCCCAAGGGCGGCCGGATCCTCATCACGCTGGCGCGCCAGCGGCGCGGGGTGAAAGTGGTGGTCTCCGACAATGGCGAAGGGATGAGTCCCTCCGAACTCGCCCGCGCAATGGACGGCTATCAGATCGGGCCGGATGGCAAGCCGGCCAAGCGCCGCGGCGGGCTGGGCCTGCCGCTCGCGCGGCAACTGATCGAGGCGCACGGCGGCAAGCTGGAGCTGCAGTCCGAAAGGGGCATCGGCACCACGGCCACGATTTCCCTGCCGTGA
- a CDS encoding nucleotidyltransferase family protein: MSRLASDTAMVLAAGLGKRMRPLTATQPKPLVRVAGKPLIDHALDRLAEAGVARAVVNVHYLADALIAHLQDRKAPQVTISDERAQLLETGGGLIRAADLLPDPFFCVNSDNIWLDGPYDVFRQLSEAWDPAAMDALLLLVSHTGARNFRGKGDFHMAPTGRLIRRRSGRVAPFVFTGIQLVSKRLLRDAPDGPFSTNVLWDRAIEEGRLYGHAFSGEWFEVGDPRAIAPTEAALAGV; the protein is encoded by the coding sequence GTGAGCCGCCTCGCTTCCGATACCGCCATGGTGCTCGCCGCCGGGCTGGGCAAGCGGATGCGCCCACTCACCGCGACGCAGCCCAAGCCCCTGGTGCGCGTGGCCGGCAAGCCGCTGATCGACCACGCGCTGGATCGGCTGGCGGAGGCGGGCGTGGCCCGCGCGGTGGTGAACGTGCACTACCTTGCCGATGCGCTGATCGCCCATCTGCAGGATCGCAAGGCGCCGCAGGTGACGATCTCGGATGAACGGGCGCAATTGCTGGAAACCGGGGGCGGGCTGATCCGGGCGGCCGATCTCCTGCCCGATCCGTTCTTCTGCGTGAACAGCGACAATATCTGGCTCGACGGCCCCTATGACGTGTTCCGCCAGCTGAGCGAAGCCTGGGATCCGGCGGCGATGGACGCGCTGCTGCTGCTCGTCTCGCACACCGGGGCGCGCAATTTCCGCGGCAAGGGGGATTTCCACATGGCCCCCACGGGGCGGCTGATCCGCCGTCGCTCGGGCCGCGTGGCGCCCTTCGTCTTCACCGGAATCCAGCTGGTTTCCAAGCGTTTGCTGCGCGACGCGCCGGATGGCCCTTTCTCGACCAATGTACTGTGGGACCGGGCGATTGAGGAAGGCCGGCTTTACGGCCACGCCTTCAGCGGCGAATGGTTCGAAGTGGGCGATCCGCGCGCGATCGCGCCCACGGAAGCTGCCCTGGCCGGTGTCTGA